From Zalophus californianus isolate mZalCal1 chromosome 16, mZalCal1.pri.v2, whole genome shotgun sequence, one genomic window encodes:
- the LOC113908086 gene encoding keratin-associated protein 4-6-like, with amino-acid sequence MVNSCCGSVCSDQGCGQETCCSPSCCQTTCCRTTCCRPSCCVSSCCHPSCCGPSCCDFSCCRPSCCISSCCRPTCCQTTCCRPSCCGSSCCGSSCCRPPCCIPSCCCPSCCGSSCCRPSCCCPSCCLRPVCGRVSCHTTCYRPTCVISTCPRPMCCASSCC; translated from the coding sequence ATGGTCAACTCCTGTTGTGGCTCCGTCTGCTCTGACCAGGGCTGTGGCCAGGAGACCTGCTGCAGCCCTAGCTGCTGCCAGACCACCtgctgcaggaccacctgctgccgCCCCAGCTGTTGTGTGTCCAGCTGCTGCCACCCCTCCTGCTGTGGCCCCAGCTGCTGTGACTTCAGCTGCTGCAGGCCCAGCTGCTGCATCTCTAGCTGCTGCCGCCCCACCTGCTGCCAGACCACCTGCTGCCGCCCCTCCTGCTGTGGCTCCAGCTGCTGTGGCTCCAGCTGCTGCCGCCCCCCCTGCTGCATTCCTAGCTgctgctgcccctcctgctgtggctccagctgctgccgcccctcctgctgctgcccctcctgctgcctgCGCCCAGTCTGTGGCCGGGTCTCCTGCCACACCACTTGCTATCGCCCCACCTGTGTCATCTCCACCTGCCCCCGTCCCATGTGCTGTGCCTCCTCTTGCTGCTGA
- the LOC113910873 gene encoding keratin-associated protein 4-12-like isoform X3 has product MVDSCCGSVCSDQGCGQETCCHPSCCRTTCCKTTCCRPSCCVSSCCRPSCCGPSCCRPSCCIYSCCRPACCGPTCCRETCCCPSCCGSSCCRPSCCQTTCCRTTCCRPSCCGSRCCRPSCCGSSCCRPSSYISSCCLPSCCGSSCCGSSCCRPSCCIPSCCCPSCCGSSCCGSSCCCPSCCCPSCCLRPVCGRVSCHTTCYRPTCVISTCPRPMCCASSCC; this is encoded by the exons ATGGTCGACTCCTGTTGTGGCTCCGTCTGCTCTGACCAGGGCTGTGGCCAGGAGACCTGCTGCCACCCCAGCTGCTGCCGGACCACCTGCTGCAAGACCACCTGCTGTCGCCCAAGCTGCTGTGTGTCCAGCTGCTGCCGCCCCTCCTGCTGTGGCCCCAGCTGCTGCAGGCCCAGCTGCTGCATCTACAGCTGCTGCCGCCCCGCCTGCTGTGGCCCCACCTGCT GCAGG GAGACCTgctgctgcccctcctgctgtggatccagctgctgccgccccagctgctgccagaccacctgctgcaggaccacctgctgccgCCCCAGCTGCTGCGGGTCCAGGTGCTGCCGCCCCTCCTGCTGTGGCTCCAGCTGCTGTCGTCCCTCCTCCTACATTTCTAGCTGCTGCCTCCCCTCCTGCTGTGGCTCCAGCTGCTGTGGCTCCAGCTGCTGCCGCCCCTCCTGCTGCATTCCTAGCTgctgctgcccctcctgctgtggCTCCAGTTGCTGTGGCTCCAGCTGCTGCTGCCCTTCCTgctgctgcccctcctgctgcctgCGCCCAGTCTGTGGCCGTGTCTCCTGCCACACCACTTGCTATCGTCCCACCTGTGTCATCTCCACCTGCCCCCGTCCCATGTGCTGTGCCTCCTCTTGCTGCTGA
- the LOC113910873 gene encoding keratin-associated protein 4-12-like isoform X4, with protein MVDSCCGSVCSDQGCGQETCCHPSCCRTTCCKTTCCRPSCCVSSCCRPSCCGPSCCRPSCCIYSCCRPACCGPTCCGSSSCCPSCCISSCCRPSCCGSICCGSSCCRPSCCQTTCCRTTCCRPSCCGSSCCLPSCCGSSCCGSSCCRPSCCIPSCCCPSCCGSSCCGSSCCCPSCCCPSCCLRPVCGRVSCHTTCYRPTCVISTCPRPMCCASSCC; from the exons ATGGTCGACTCCTGTTGTGGCTCCGTCTGCTCTGACCAGGGCTGTGGCCAGGAGACCTGCTGCCACCCCAGCTGCTGCCGGACCACCTGCTGCAAGACCACCTGCTGTCGCCCAAGCTGCTGTGTGTCCAGCTGCTGCCGCCCCTCCTGCTGTGGCCCCAGCTGCTGCAGGCCCAGCTGCTGCATCTACAGCTGCTGCCGCCCCGCCTGCTGTGGCCCCACCTGCTGTGGCTCCagctcctgctgcccctcctgctgcaTTTCAAGCTGCTGCCGCCCCTCCTGCTGTGGTTCCAT ctgctgtggatccagctgctgccgccccagctgctgccagaccacctgctgcaggaccacctgctgccgCCCCAGCTGCTGCGGGTCCAG CTGCTGCCTCCCCTCCTGCTGTGGCTCCAGCTGCTGTGGCTCCAGCTGCTGCCGCCCCTCCTGCTGCATTCCTAGCTgctgctgcccctcctgctgtggCTCCAGTTGCTGTGGCTCCAGCTGCTGCTGCCCTTCCTgctgctgcccctcctgctgcctgCGCCCAGTCTGTGGCCGTGTCTCCTGCCACACCACTTGCTATCGTCCCACCTGTGTCATCTCCACCTGCCCCCGTCCCATGTGCTGTGCCTCCTCTTGCTGCTGA
- the LOC113910873 gene encoding keratin-associated protein 4-12-like isoform X2, with protein MVDSCCGSVCSDQGCGQETCCHPSCCQTTCCRTTCCRPSCCVSSCCRPSCCGPSCCGPSCCGPSCCISSCCRPACCGPTCCGSSCCRPSCCISSCCRPACCQTTCCRTTCCRPSCCGSSCCRPSCCGSSCCRPSCCISSCCRPACCGPTCCGSSCCRPSCCISSCCRPTCCRTTCCRTTCCRPSCCVSTCCHPSCCRTTCCKTTCCRPSCCVSSCCRPSCCGPSCCRPSCCIYSCCRPACCGPTCCGSSSCCPSCCISSCCRPSCCGSIYNSSSCCHPSCCFPSCCLRPVCGCVSCHTTCYRPTCVISTCPHPMCCASSCC; from the exons ATGGTCGACTCCTGTTGTGGCTCCGTCTGCTCTGACCAGGGCTGTGGCCAGGAGACCTGCTGCCACCCCAGCTGCTGCCAGACCACCtgctgcaggaccacctgctgccgCCCCAGCTGCTGTGTGTCCAGCTGCTGCCGCCCCTCCTGCTGTGGCCCCAGCTGCTGTGGCCCCAGCTGCTGCGGGCCCAGCTGCTGCATCTCCAGCTGCTGCCGCCCCGCCTGCTGTGGCCCCACCTGCTGTGGCTCCAGCTGCTGCAGGCCCAGCTGCTGCATCTCTAGCTGCTGCCGCCCCGCCTGCTGCCAGACCACCtgctgcaggaccacctgctgccgCCCCAGCTGCTGCGGGTCCAGCTGCTGCCGCCCCTCCTGCTGTGGCTCCAGCTGCTGCCGCCCCTCCTGCTGCATTTCTAGCTGCTGCCGCCCCGCCTGCTGTGGCCCCACCTGCTGTGGCTCCAGCTGCTGCAGGCCCAGCTGCTGCATCTCTAGCTGCTGCCGCCCCACCTGCTGCCGGACCACCtgctgcaggaccacctgctgccgCCCCAGCTGCTGCGT ATCA ACCTGCTGCCACCCCAGCTGCTGCCGGACCACCTGCTGCAAGACCACCTGCTGTCGCCCAAGCTGCTGTGTGTCCAGCTGCTGCCGCCCCTCCTGCTGTGGCCCCAGCTGCTGCAGGCCCAGCTGCTGCATCTACAGCTGCTGCCGCCCCGCCTGCTGTGGCCCCACCTGCTGTGGCTCCagctcctgctgcccctcctgctgcaTTTCAAGCTGCTGCCGCCCCTCCTGCTGTGGTTCCATCTACAATAGCTCCAGCTGCTGCCACCCCTCCTGCTGCTTTCCCTCTTGCTGTCTTCGCCCAGTCTGTGGCTGCGTCTCCTGCCACACCACTTGCTATCGCCCCACCTGTGTCATCTCCACCTGTCCCCATCCCATGTGCTGTGCTTCTTCCTGCTGCTGA
- the LOC113910873 gene encoding keratin-associated protein 4-2-like isoform X5 — MVDSCCGSVCSDQGCGQETCCHPSCCQTTCCRTTCCRPSCCVCCGPSCCISSCCRPACCGPTCCGSSCCRPSCCISSCCRPACCQTTCCRTTCCRPSCCGSSCCRPSCCGSSCCRPSCCISSCCRPACCGPTCCGSSCCRPSCCISSCCRPTCCRTTCCRTTCCRPSCCVSSCCRPGCC, encoded by the exons ATGGTCGACTCCTGTTGTGGCTCCGTCTGCTCTGACCAGGGCTGTGGCCAGGAGACCTGCTGCCACCCCAGCTGCTGCCAGACCACCtgctgcaggaccacctgctgccgCCCCAGCTGCTGTGT CTGCTGCGGGCCCAGCTGCTGCATCTCCAGCTGCTGCCGCCCCGCCTGCTGTGGCCCCACCTGCTGTGGCTCCAGCTGCTGCAGGCCCAGCTGCTGCATCTCTAGCTGCTGCCGCCCCGCCTGCTGCCAGACCACCtgctgcaggaccacctgctgccgCCCCAGCTGCTGCGGGTCCAGCTGCTGCCGCCCCTCCTGCTGTGGCTCCAGCTGCTGCCGCCCCTCCTGCTGCATTTCTAGCTGCTGCCGCCCCGCCTGCTGTGGCCCCACCTGCTGTGGCTCCAGCTGCTGCAGGCCCAGCTGCTGCATCTCTAGCTGCTGCCGCCCCACCTGCTGCCGGACCACCtgctgcaggaccacctgctgccgCCCCAGCTGCTGCGTGTCCAGCTGCTGCCGCCCCGGCTGTTGCTAG